The Syngnathus acus chromosome 2, fSynAcu1.2, whole genome shotgun sequence genomic interval TATTGTGCAATTATTTATGCAGTTTTTGTTGACTCAGAATGTTTTATGCTGTTATGACTGCTTGATATgtgcattgtgtgtgttgccCTTCTTCGTTCACAGTGACAGGGCAGGTACTTCGTTGTGATGCAATCGTCGACGTGATCTATGATGTCACCATTGTGTCCACCACCAGAGAGCTACACCTGGAGGATTCACCCCTTGCACTCGAAATTAATGCACTGGACTCTGAAGGTACCCATGAGATAAGCTTCCCGTCATTATAGCCGGCTACTGCTTGGTTAACTACTCCCTTAACCAAGCTAATTAGCACATCCAGGCTGGTGATGATGTATTTGATATATACCATTTAAATTGCTATGATTATATCGCTCACGTTGTGTATTCTTGCTGCTGTGAAGATTGACCAATTTCAATATCACTTTAGCATTAACAATTTTGGATCCCATCAGGCTGTGTCTATGACTTGGTctcgtttgtttttgttccctgGTCGGTTAAAGACAAAGTCATGTAACTAAATGAGCTGCGGCTACAGTCTGATGTTTTCTGTTAAAAGCTCGAGGGCAACTGGTTGCCAGCATTTTGCCACGAAGCCCCCAAGTACCACACGAGTAACCCACTGGTGTGTTGTAAAAATAGCTCACCAGTAATGGATACATTGTACTTTCCTAGGAATGATGCCaaagtgatcatttgaaaatataaacactTGCGAAGTGAAGTGTGATATGCTGatattaattgttttttgtaattaGGCTCTCATGCAAAATTATTGACTTCTTCTCATACAGTAGATGaatataatagtaataataacatTATTCAAGGTAATTTGATCAGATTTGTTGTCTCAGAAGTGTATATAAAACTCCTAGCCCATTGCATAAAACAATACCCAAGAAGTAGCGCTCAGTTTCAAAACAATTGGTGACCCACGTTTTAGGTATCAGGTTTTATGTTTGATAACCTTTGGCCTCAGATTCATTATTGTTAGTAGACTGTAGAAGAATGTGGAGGAATGCCTATTGGTCTCATACAGGCTAATTCAGTTGCCATGAGTTGTCAGATGGATGTGTTCAGCATCCTTTAAGTCCAGCCAACTGTATATTGACCTGAGTAACAAATATATGCAAATATGCTAAATTCCAGGTGTTGCATGCCCTCTTGTTTAATCTTCAGTGACTTGTTTAAGCGTAAGAAGTCAATCATAACTCTTGTGCCTTTTCTCACAGGAAACACCTTCAGCACGCTTGCCGGTCTGGTGTTTGACTGGAGTTTAGTCAAAGATGGGGATGTAAAAGGATTCTCTGATTCTCATAACTCATTACGGTAGGTCTTTCCTTATATCTGCATTATTTAATAGCaatgtaattatattgtttttgatttatttgagtacagtggtgccttgagatatgagTGCCATGATTTATGAATTTTTGCGATTCAAGTCGTCACTTCCCCAATTTTTGTTAAATGATCAGAATTTGAAACGAGTGCCGTTCAGACCCcccaccactagatggcggaAGCATACTTCACAACATCCTGTCACCATCAATTCACATTGGTTGCCTTGCAATGGAATCAGTACGCAGCAGTGGTGCACCATAGAGCTGGTTCGATAGCCGAGTCGAccccaaagaagaaaaaggatgaacaatatattttgtatAATTCTGTTTTGTGTGCTCACATTGTCGGTGTTTTCAGGTTATTTTTAagagcaaatgtatttttatgcaGAGTAATGTTGAATGCAAATTTTctaatgcaaacaaatgtatgaaaaacgcattttgtgtgtttttttgggggggctggaacagattaaatgtgtttccattcatttcaattgggGAAAGTTGACTTGATATACAAGTGCGGTcatgaaattaattaaattcatAACTGAAGGTACCACAAGGCTACACCTGGTGGCTACTTATTTGGGTCGGACCCCAAGGTTAACAATGCCACGTCTTGTCTCTCTTCTTAAGGTTTCTCAAGTTTTCTGATTCCACATACACGCCTCCTGATTACATATCTGAAATGGAGCGTGTTGGAAAACAGGGCAATATCATTTTGGTGTCAGGCCTGAAAACAGGACACGCTAAAGTGAAGGCCAAACTACAAGAGTCACTCTATCAAGTAAGATAAAAATACTTTTCCTCCACAACTATTCAAATGTATTGCCTGAGTGTCAGACAGCCTCCAGGATTTCCTAGTGTTGGAGGACGAGAAGAATTTAAATCGTGGCCTCTATGTGACCGTAAACCTCCACTGATGTAGGGATCTAAATATAGAAAGATGGGATAATCATTCGTCCCTACCTGACTCATAATTTCATAAGTTTATGGCCGCTATATGCcagtcataaaataaaaaggtaaCTTCAATTAAAGATTCCCCCTTTCCTTAGGGAAAGTTGACTTTTAAGGTGATAAACGGTGAAAATGGAGTGTTGGTGTGAGAATACcagccattttgaaaatgatggcATTTTTCAATGACATTAATTTTTAAAGATCTAAATTaattacatgttttttttgattTGCCCACTTTTCTGACCTCACAAGTAGGTAGGGATGGGCATGTATTGGTGTCGGTGCCAATACCAACCAGCCTTATTTCATGCCAGTATTGGCTGCCCTTCTGTGACAATTTTAACATCATGAACTAAAAATGAGAAGAATAGAACATTGCCATTAACTTTGTGTGATTTAAGAAGAATATTTGGTCTTGAAATtatctgtcattgttttttgagAGAAATGTTATCCAAAGTACCAGATGTATCAGTGCTTGGTATCTGACTACTCAAGAAAGTGGCAACTTGTCAAAAAAGCAAGAAGCAACTAATCTATCAACTTTTACTGATTTGTCATAAAAATCTACGTGCATGTGACTTACAATTAACTAAGCAAATCAAATTGATATCATGTCCTCTTTAAGGCTCTCTTATGCTGTTTTTTAAACCACTGGCCTGAGGATGAGGCTGTTGCTATGTGGCTCATGATTTCCATTCTGTGCTGCAGGATGTGAATGCAGCTGAGGTGAAACTACTGATTTTAGAGAACATCTTGCTGAGCCCTGCACACAACGTCTACCTGCTGGTTGGAACGTCAATCCGATACAAAGCCCTGAAGATAAGACAGGGCTCGATAGCCGGTATGACTGTCGATGAGAGCTTGCGTTTGCACATCAGTATAAATCTAAGCTAGTATGTTTTCATTTCCCCATGTTTTTGAAGAGCTTTCAATGCCGTGTGATCAATATGAGCTGCATCTTCAGAACAGCGTGGTCGACACAAACAGTAACCCGGATGTTGCTGTCGCACGTCTGGATCAAAGAACCTCCATGGTTACCGCCGTTCAACTGGGACACATCAATGTCGTGCTCGACCATAAAAGTATCCTTCTGAAATATTCCCGCCTGTACTCTGCTGGAGGCTTAATAATGCACTGATGAGGTGCACCGGCTCATGACCCCTTCCACTGCTAATATACAGTAACAAGACAGTACAGTCTCATTAGTGTGTTTAGTCTGCTCTGATAGAATTTATTTCCTACTTGTGCTGTTATGGAAAAGTTGAAAATATTCTGGAAAGGAGCAAGCAGATGAAGCCGCTTGCACAAACCAAGAAGATGCAGCGGGAAGCGTACATGGTTGTCCAACAATAGCCATAGTATCAACATCACCACCAAATTTCCTTACAAGTATTATTTAGGTCTTCGAATGCAAGGGGTGTTTCGTCTTCCCAATAGCACTCTGTATGTGGTGGAACCTGCCTACTTAGGTTTGTTCAGTCACTCCCTTTTTGTTGCAAAGGGAAAAGTGGTTGCGAGACGTTTTTCAAACTTGTATACTTGGTTTAGGTTTTAAAATTCATCCTGGAGACAGTTGGGTTCTGGAAACGGGTCGAGACTATGATATCCTGATTGAAGTACTTGATAAATCTGGCAACAAAATCTACCTGTCTGACGTAAGTAAACCTCAGTGGGCTTATAAGTGTATTGAACGCCTCGAggtgaaaatgtcacaataaaaatgcttattattttaaaataaagcatTGTGATGATCAACCAGCCGTGTGACGTAGTTCAGCTTTCGCCAGTGATTGGCTAATTAGTGTCCGGTTGACTCCCTGCTCCGTTCACAACAGCGGGGAAATTAACGGAGGGAAAAACGAGTAATTTTAGAGTACTTAAGTTctagtcaaaataaaagctaccACCGTTAACAACTAAAGACTCCTACTCAgtggaaacaaaatgaagagggtgtcgtttttttcttatcacaCAGTGATATGAAGCAAACATATCTGTAAAGTTCAGACTTGTAGAACTATGAAACGGATTTTAGCCGTGCAATCGTTACGTAACATCGAAGCGCTCGAGTTTTTCTGTTCTTTCATATTCTCTCTGTTGCAAAGGGAGAGACAAGTTAACCGGGACTCTTCTAGATTCACTAGTGCGATCCGATCAAATGTATGTCAGGGACCTGATCAGTTTTCCATCACTGCACTGCCCTTTTtacgacatttttttttcccccttcctcACACGTTACACACGTCTGTACAGCTCACAGCTTTACTGTTACCATCATtaacaaaacataaagcacATCTGTTGatgtttcttttctccttctttTTGTGGCAGAACATCCGTATTGACTCAGTTTTTTCATTGGACTACTTTGACGTTTTGCAATCTTCCCTGAATGGATCTTATCATAGGGTCAAAGCTAAGAAAGATGGACTAAGTATCATTGATGCTACCTTAAGAGCTGTTGAGGATGAAGTAAGTTTGCTATGTGCTTGTTcatattttaaattcaaaatgacaaatgtttcaaccttttattcttCCATAAGAATTCCGTGGCCAGTCTGAATACTTCCTGTGCTCTCTACTTCTTTTAGAAAGGTGGGGTCCACCCACTAGCCAACCCGATACACAATGAACAGGATGTGGAAATTTATAACCCTATAGTTCTAAGTCCCAGTATTCTCACATTCCCATGGCAACCCAAGGTCGGCGTCTATCAATACACAATAAAGGTATAATTCAATAATATGAGCAAAAGTGTTTTGGGCAAACACCTTTCATGGTGTACAATTACTATTCAATGTCATGAAGAGATGTATCTTTGCTCTCAATGCTTTGGATAGGCAACCGGCGGCAGTGGAAATTTCAGCTGGTCTTCCTCCAACACAAATGTGGCCACAGTGACTGTCAAAGGCGTAATGACAACAGCCAGGGACATTGGCGTCAGCATAATTAAAGCGCAGGATATGCGCAACCCTCTCCACTTTGGGGAGATGAAGGTATGGTGGCTGCCAACATTATTGACAATCCCTTTCATTTGCaaatttaattcataaatGTATTAGTATTGAAAGCAAAACTAAGTTTTAGCAGTGCACTGACACCACTGTATTCTCTGCATTGTTCCCTAtagcatttttaaatttattaatCTCCAATAATATAATGAAACATTAAAAGcgatatgattttttttgcataaaaatgacaaacaattAAATTTTTGGCGGGAGGCTGTCAGTTATCACTTTGATTACTTAGTGATGGAGCTTTATCAACTGAAACGTGTACTTTCTCTCATCCCGAAGTTTGACAttgattgggaaaaaaaaaaaaaaaaatgtaatcctaCAGGTATACGTCGTTGAACCTGTAGCAATGGACTTTGCTCCCTGCCCAGTGGAGGCTCGAGTGGGCATGATTCTAGAGCTACCGCTCCGAATATTTGGCCGACTGGAGGAAAAGTGGATGGAGCCTGTCATGTTGAGTGACTGCTCCCACTTTGACCTGCAGGTAGATGAGGAAAGCCAAGGCGTCTTTCAGCATCTTGAAGGCAAGTCTGCAAATGCATTCTGATGTGTGGCATCTGGTTCAGCGCACAAAAGATAAATTCTTCCTCTTATTGCTAGTTGCCTCACTCACAGGAGAATTGCCACCAAGTAAAGGTCATTAACTAATAGATGGTCATCCTACTTGTCAGTTTGTCAAAGGAACAGACCACTCAGGCATATTGTATTTGAGAATAAAAGTGCATGTTTGCttgttgtattgtttttatttgttggttGTGGCAGTGAGACCAGCAATACatcgatgtgtgtgtgagtggttGGTAGGACACGTAGAACTTGTTCAAcattgaaacattttcaaatcggTCGTTTAAAAAACACATGTTTCTGCCTTGCAGGTCGACTGGGTCCAGGCCAAGGCCACTGCAGTGGGGTGAGAGCCAAAGCCCTGGCCCCGGGCTACACCACGCTGTCGGTCAGCTACAACCATGGCAATGTTCACCTCGGCGCAAAGATCACGATTGCAGCTTATCCTCCCCTCATCGTGAGTCCTAAAAAGTCTCAATACGAATAGCCTTGTCGACAGATTTTGTTCATCGAACGTCACAAACCTTCCTTTAAGTCATTTTGTGATTCTCTTCCTTTGGCCTCAAAAGGCCAGTTAGCCTTTGTTCTCTAAGGTGGCAAAAAAGCCGCTCTTGCACGCACCGTGGGCATTCATACACATAGCCTGCCCTTAGAATCAAGGCAGAAATGGGATGATCAGTGACTCTTCAAATGATCTCCTCTTGGATTTCTTCCAAGCTCTATGCATTTTAATTATGCATTATACGCTTGCTAGTCTGATTTATAATAGTACGCCTCTCTGCTGCATAGGAATAAGATGCGCTGGGcgatattgaaaaaaatctgccatTGCGATGTAGGCCGTTTTATGTCATAACAATATACGTGGTCACGCTCCTTTCTTAGACTAATTGTCTTACTGATGTCATTTGGCAGGCTATTGACCCCGTGTCCGTGGCTGTTGTGACACTGGGTTCCTCTAAAGACATGCTGTTTGAGGGTGGGCCTCAGCCTTGGGTTCTGAAGCCCTCTAAATTCTTCTGTGACTTGAAAGCTGAGAATGAAGAAAGCGTGAGCCTGACTCTGGCTAGCCCACTCTCCCATAATTACGATCAGCACTTGGTCAGAGCAACCTGCAGGGTATTGGGAGAGCAGGTAATTTCTCCAtgtttgtttgaataaaattgtAGTGATATTAGGTAGGCTTGACTTTTCCTCTTAAAAACTACACATTTTAGCTTTGTCTTTGTATGTATTGGCCGCAACACTGATGATAACGGTACTTACACAATCCATGCCGACAGAAAATTTGTTTGTACAATACTATTCTGATCCTAGAGAAGACGTGTATTATGGTGACCCCACTGTCAGCTTTGTAGTGACCCATCAAAATTTTGCAGATGCTGGAGGTGAGGGTGAGCAACAAGGCCAGTATGACCAACCCTTATCCCGCCGAAGAGCGGGCATCTGTAAAGTTTGTTTGCGCTCCTCCGTCACGCTTCACGCTGGTCCCAGTGTACGCCGTTCCACAGCTAGAACTCTCATGCCCTCTGCTCCAGCAGAACAAATACGTGGTATGcttctttcttcctcctccttgatttagaaaaaaaaaaaaaaagcctcactATTGCAATGCTGGTATTTAGGCAAAATGATCCAACGAATGATTGTGTCTCTTGTGCTGTTTTCAAGGTACCGGTTTCAAATTACCGCAACTCAGTTTTGGAGCTTGCAGCTTTTGATGAACAAGGGCGGAAGTTTGACAACTTCAGCTCACTGAGCACAGTGTGGGAATCAAGCAAAGTGTCCCTGGCCAGTATCGAGCCTACCCTACCTATGACCCTTGAACCTTTTgaggatgaaaacaaacagatgaAACTACACGGTATAAGTGTCTGTTCTTAAAAATGGGtcttttgttatattttatcAGACCTAAGCTTGGATATCTTTTCTATGGGTGAGCTTTTTGGGGAGGAAGCCTTTGCTGAATTGATTGCCTCAACTTCCATTGCTGCAGTTCTTTGATGTCTAAAATCATggattgctttgttttttaattagcaATTCTTTGTCACCCGTAATAGGCCGGCAGATCGTCGTCGTACATCGTCAATCGGGGATTGCTGACATCACGGCGACAGCGCTGGAATATCAGCAGTCTCATATCCAAGCAGCCAATGTTCATCGACGGGTACGTGTTAAATTTGACAGTTTGTTATCATTGAACAGTCTGTTTTCTCTCCTTGCTGTGACGGTGACCTCCTTGCCCTCTTTGTCTTCCCTGAAAGACATTAAAACCCCTCTTCGGTACATATCTATTACGTATAtaactttcaactgtttttTGAAAGGGTGACACGTTTACCCCTGTGTCAGCAACATTGGAACTCCTGTTAGTTGAAGCTGTGAAGGTTCTTCCTGACACATTGACCATATTCAACCACCCAGATGTGCGGGTAAgagatgtgtttttattttactgatTGATAACTCTTGGGTCCATACATTTAGTATTAAGTATTGTAGTTTTTGCAAGTAACTTCATCCAAGCACATTTGACAGTTTTAGAGGGCCCTGCTTGCCTAAGACGTGTTTGACACATGTAAGGCATAAATAAATGCCGTGAACTCTGTTAAAGGGATTTTAATGTGCAATTGTGATGAGGTCTATCTGGTGTGACTCGCACAGCATGCTCAATCGACCTTGCACGTGAGCTTGAATTGTGAGATGAAAGTCTTATCCATACCAAATTTGAGATGTGTTGAAAAGTTTTACGTGTGTTTTTCCTTACAGAGTAATCTTGTCGTACAAGGGGGGTCAGGCCACTTTTTTGTCAACAGCAGCATTAAAGACATTGCAGATGTGGTGTTTCAGGACACCCAAGGAACAGTTCAGGTATGTGGGGACATCTGGATTTGTATTGGAGTCAATTAGGGAAGGGAAATAGGAAATCACAGTATGAATGCATCTGGTGGTTTAAAGGgttcaatttgaatttttcttGTGAATTCCTTTATGTCGCCAGGTTGCCCCTATCCAGCCAGGTGTGGTGGAATTGATGATTCATGACCTTTGTTTAGCGGTCCCATCTGCAGCCAAAGCCACAGTGCGGGTTTCCGAAATCCTGGAGGTGAATATGAGAGTGGTCGACAAGGTCAGTTTCCAGTCTGATAATTCCTCATTTAATTAATGTGTTTTATACGATGGTCCTTATTACAGTGTATGTAACACATTCCATACGTGCCTTGGTGGCGCTCAATATATTTGTTCTGTATGAGTGCTCAACTTGTAATATTCATGGAGCTCCCTTCGGTTTGCCCTTCCTGTGAACCAAACTGGTGATTTCCCTAATGACCGGCCTCATTTGTCTCATTTACAGGTGGAAATTGGCAAATCAGTAAGGTGTTATGTCACAGTAttgaatgacaacaaaaagccTTTCCCGACCAGCTATTTCCCGTTCATGAAATTGAAAGTTAAGGCAGCGTCTTCAATTGTCGCATTAACGTAAGTGATATGACACTTGATGTGACACTGGTGTTAAAAGGTATCTTAACCTTAGTGGACACATCTTTCTGTTTCTTTTATAGACCACTCGCAGAGTCCACAGAACATGACACTGCGGTTTACGTTGCAAAAGGTCTTTCTATTGGCCAGACAACGTTGTCAGCTGTCGTAGTAGATAAAAATGGGAGAAAAATTTCATCTGCCCCTCAACAAATCGAggtattttgtttgttcacaTCATTCAAGTCATGATCACGACTTCCAACATACAAACTACACCATgtgaactctttttttttaataggtaTTTCCACCATTCAAACTCATCCCTCGGAAAATGACTCTGCTGATTGGAGCAATGATGCAGGTGCGTTTGTGTCTACGCGACCGATGCTCATGCTGACAGCAGGTAGCATCAGTTGAATTTGCCAGAAGAGTTCATTTGGTCCGCCATCACTCTTCCAAAAGGGACCTTTGCCAGGCTTCTTCTTCAGAAAACAGCATTGGCCTCAATGCTCTCTTCTCTTTCGGTGCACTGTTGTGCTCATTAAAAAGCACCGTTATCTAATCAGAACTCCATCTAATTGCCCAACATTACATAGGGCAATATACCCAAGTGATGTACCACTTCAGAAAGTTCATGTAAAAGGTTCATCTAATGATTTTTGCCATTGTCGTCGTAAAATGAACGGTGATAACTCTTGGAAATGCTTCGGCCTAATTGTTACATTgccaaaatgtattcattattCTGATTTAAAATCTCCTTGTTTCTAGATCACATCTGAGGGGGGCCCTCAGCCTCAGTCCAATATTCTTTTTTCTATCTCTGATGAGGACATCGCTTCTGTTAACGGCATAGGTCACGTCAAGGGTGTGACCGTCGGTAACGTCACTGTGACAGGACTCGTCCAAGCTGTCGATGCTGAAACCGGCAAGTTGGTTGTTGTGTCAAAGGTAAATAACGTGATGGGGTGATGTAGGTGAGTTGTCACAGATGCAACTACAAATGgaacttgtgtgttttt includes:
- the nup210 gene encoding nuclear pore membrane glycoprotein 210, coding for MQSALVLLSILCVIQKNGCFKLNTPKVLLPFARGTRINFTLETTEGCYRWTSNRPDIASVQPVDEETSRGCSRRAVLQAVSTQPSRLTSTILAEDVVTGQVLRCDAIVDVIYDVTIVSTTRELHLEDSPLALEINALDSEGNTFSTLAGLVFDWSLVKDGDVKGFSDSHNSLRFLKFSDSTYTPPDYISEMERVGKQGNIILVSGLKTGHAKVKAKLQESLYQDVNAAEVKLLILENILLSPAHNVYLLVGTSIRYKALKIRQGSIAELSMPCDQYELHLQNSVVDTNSNPDVAVARLDQRTSMVTAVQLGHINVVLDHKSLRMQGVFRLPNSTLYVVEPAYLGFKIHPGDSWVLETGRDYDILIEVLDKSGNKIYLSDNIRIDSVFSLDYFDVLQSSLNGSYHRVKAKKDGLSIIDATLRAVEDEKGGVHPLANPIHNEQDVEIYNPIVLSPSILTFPWQPKVGVYQYTIKATGGSGNFSWSSSNTNVATVTVKGVMTTARDIGVSIIKAQDMRNPLHFGEMKVYVVEPVAMDFAPCPVEARVGMILELPLRIFGRLEEKWMEPVMLSDCSHFDLQVDEESQGVFQHLEGRLGPGQGHCSGVRAKALAPGYTTLSVSYNHGNVHLGAKITIAAYPPLIAIDPVSVAVVTLGSSKDMLFEGGPQPWVLKPSKFFCDLKAENEESVSLTLASPLSHNYDQHLVRATCRVLGEQMLEVRVSNKASMTNPYPAEERASVKFVCAPPSRFTLVPVYAVPQLELSCPLLQQNKYVVPVSNYRNSVLELAAFDEQGRKFDNFSSLSTVWESSKVSLASIEPTLPMTLEPFEDENKQMKLHGRQIVVVHRQSGIADITATALEYQQSHIQAANVHRRGDTFTPVSATLELLLVEAVKVLPDTLTIFNHPDVRSNLVVQGGSGHFFVNSSIKDIADVVFQDTQGTVQVAPIQPGVVELMIHDLCLAVPSAAKATVRVSEILEVNMRVVDKVEIGKSVRCYVTVLNDNKKPFPTSYFPFMKLKVKAASSIVALTPLAESTEHDTAVYVAKGLSIGQTTLSAVVVDKNGRKISSAPQQIEVFPPFKLIPRKMTLLIGAMMQITSEGGPQPQSNILFSISDEDIASVNGIGHVKGVTVGNVTVTGLVQAVDAETGKLVVVSKDQVEVEVVHLTAIRIRAPITRMKTGAQMPVFVMGLTNSQTPFTFGNAVPGLSFHWSTTKRDILDVQSRHSMANVELNAEHNFGMSVTGRTRGRTGLKVVLRVVDPVVGQLAGYLPELKDEIQIQVYDKLHMINPQVESDEILMTPNSALKLQTNRDGVGALSYQMMNYADQVAIAQVDDKGFLFSGPLTGISSLMVTSQESFGVNQTLIVAVKVVPVSYVRFSTSPALHTPTGESLKALPLGIVLTFTVHFHTSTGETLHSANSRVTFSTNRDDLVQVGSGPDNHTLTVRTVNVGLTLLSVHDNENTVMADYIPLPVEHAILPGEAQRLVVGDVICFTAQLTSQEGGHGIWSSSANAVLQVDSKTGAAVARDYGAATVYYEIPGVLKTYREVVVESATKTAAMAQALPVRIGKQTEVLLTTRGHGTNLIGTCSSIQTEAIALLQPETSVACLLSFTSDAVDFPASSVFKTHTSFDPSIGLYKCLMSLRPMADQLTRVLSMSMTNLLVKAGLEGSAFSGEQVSTRLPIEPALYCDQTELMLSNLHPSAELSVFGPAAALADMEVVSSSPIISIQKIEAHSSLSKYTIRVLDLRAADSASITISSASSGQSLIIPVTLIHVAEPGAGMQAAAQFVNREGDRPPHDSYHVMLFTLFALLAGTSIVIIVIHSVFSPKQQTYPPFTLRRPPPVAAPDSFNQSIPGMETNSNSRLRLFSTNY